The following coding sequences lie in one Desulfatiglans sp. genomic window:
- a CDS encoding Hpt domain-containing protein codes for MDFLTPAQRLGLEIEEYIELIELFLSTGDTDIGGMEKAAAAHDYAALVERAHSLKGSSGNLWLTEIYEKAKQIEMNAKANSLEGFNSLLLQIKQEVNIITDSLKGQV; via the coding sequence ATGGATTTTTTAACACCAGCCCAAAGGCTTGGGCTTGAAATTGAGGAATATATTGAGCTTATAGAGCTGTTTCTTTCCACAGGTGATACGGATATAGGCGGAATGGAGAAGGCCGCTGCGGCTCATGATTATGCTGCCCTGGTGGAGCGTGCCCATTCATTAAAGGGGTCATCAGGTAATCTTTGGCTGACTGAGATTTATGAAAAGGCAAAACAGATAGAGATGAATGCAAAGGCAAATAGCCTTGAGGGGTTTAATAGCCTGTTATTGCAGATAAAACAGGAGGTTAATATTATTACTGATTCACTTAAAGGGCAGGTGTAA